The following are encoded together in the Bactrocera neohumeralis isolate Rockhampton chromosome 6, APGP_CSIRO_Bneo_wtdbg2-racon-allhic-juicebox.fasta_v2, whole genome shotgun sequence genome:
- the LOC126761769 gene encoding uncharacterized protein LOC126761769, giving the protein MSTAIRLLVIIMTILTTVAQQIDIQDLTNNNGYIPIKTEEIKVIDHYSKILHIVNITAYEDTVTLILHNIQGLTANRIESKHLLDTVNKNFLLLEKKIENLNPHFRHKRGLINVLGKGLKVVAGTMDSDDETKIKNSLEYLSNNGKILTDRIHNLTFVNNLLSSQIQNITNHINNKQIVISDYLNKFKNFIQNKIMTVEDEIEFMQQIYQVNNDISLLRDHIDDIGQIIFSSKLGIIPTDILTETELNLINDFDSYSNIKVSVAVQEQNIIIILKIPNYSRDILSKILFEPIPNAKNKTIILKNYEILVDNMNNIFNVNVKENLKQNLKKIVDDCLKNILNFEEAYCDMQTFEETVVNEILPGILIFKNFYSEIVHNCNKMKIKIKGNFLIKFENCEIRVMNKTFSNVKMKAFDQFILPNMITKIKYQNTSFPNLKLKSLYLKQLNQDDHIKLLVNENYKTHIISLSTDVALVFIIVLVVFILVFIIKHKHKLYVSPVSQGKTEDVSNLKNGPFLQVAIS; this is encoded by the coding sequence ATGAGCACAGCAATAAGACTTTTGGTCATAATAATGACGATTCTCACCACCGTAGCACAACAAATCGACATACAAGACTTGACAAATAATAACGGATATATTCCCATCAAGACGGAGGAAATAAAAGTAATCGATCACTATAGCAAAATTCTTCATATTGTTAATATAACTGCGTACGAGGACACAGTGACACTAATCCTACACAACATACAAGGACTAACCGCCAATAGAATAGAAAGCAAGCACTTACTGGACACAGtcaataagaattttttattattagaaaagAAGATTGAGAATCTTAACCCACACTTTAGACATAAAAGAGGCTTAATAAATGTATTAGGAAAAGGACTTAAAGTAGTAGCAGGTACTATGGACAGTGACGacgaaaccaaaataaaaaactctTTAGAATACCTCTCAAACAACGGAAAAATCTTGACGGATAGAATCCATAATCTGACATTCGTAAATAATTTACTATCATCCCAAATACAAAACATTACTAATCACATAAATAACAAACAGATTGTAATAAGTGACTATTTGAACAAATTCAAGAACTTTatccaaaacaaaataatgacaGTAGAAGACGAAATTGAATTTATGCAACAAATTTACCAAGTTAACAATGACATTTCCCTTTTACGTGACCACATTGACGACATCggtcaaataatattttcaagcaaACTCGGAATAATTCCCACCGATATTTTAACAGAGACAGAACTCAACTTGATTAATGACTTTGACAGCTACTCTAACATCAAAGTTTCCGTCGCCGTACAAGAACAGAATATTATCATAATCCTTAAAATTCCTAACTATTCACGAGATATCCTATCCAAAATCCTGTTCGAGCCTATCCctaatgccaaaaataaaacaatcatattgaaaaattatgaaatactaGTGGATaatatgaacaatatttttaatgtaaatgtaaaggaaaatctgaaacaaaatttgaaaaaaattgtagatgATTGTTTAAAGAATATACTAAACTTCGAAGAAGCATACTGCGATATGCAAACCTTTGAAGAAACCGTTGTAAACGAAATTTTACCTGGTATActaatatttaagaatttctattctgaaattgtacacaattgtaataaaatgaaaataaaaattaaaggaaattttcttattaaatttgagAACTGTGAAATTAGAGTAATGAATAAAACCTTTTCTAATGTAAAAATGAAAGCATTCGatcaatttattttgccaaatatgataacaaaaattaaataccaaaatACATCTTTTCCAAATCTAAAGTTGAAATCTTTgtacttaaaacaattaaatcaagatgatcacATTAAACTCTTAGTGAATGAAAACTATAAAACGCATATAATTAGTCTAAGCACTGATGTCGCACTAGTATTTATTATAGTACTAGTGGTATTCATTTTGGTATTCATAATTAAGCACAAGCACAAGCTATATGTATCACCAGTATCGCAAGGAAAAACTGAAGacgtttcaaatttaaaaaacggtCCATTTTTACAAGTCGCAATATCTtag